The window TGGGATATCATTCAAGAATGTGGTGAAAATGCTTTATATCCACAAGGTGGAACATGGTTCTATGATAGAGCGGGTTGGTGTCCTGGAATGGCCGGCAAACAACAAAACTTTGATATTACTCCATTTGTAAATGTAGGAGTTGATACGGAAGTAAATGTAGATTATAATATTGAAGAAGACCCTTATGGAAACTATGTGACAGAAATTTTCTTTGTGAGCTATGATGAACCAAATTTTGCCAACGATGCCAGCATCGAAGAAATCATAGCACCTAATAAGTTCAAAGAAAATGGTCGTTTCAATCCTATTTGTGGAAATCCAATCATCCGTATTAAAAATACAGGAGCAGAGAATTTAACTACTCTAAACATTACATATGGAATTGAAGGAATGACTGAGTACAACTATACTTGGGAAGGAAGCTTAGAGTTCTTGCAAGAAGAAATTGTAGAACTGCCAACAGTTGACAGAGATGAATTCTTTGGAGCATCAAATAAAAGATTCAATGTAACTATTTCAAGCGAAGTGGATGAATACGAACATAATAATATCAATACCTCAACTTTTGAAGTGGTTGATGAATATGCTCAACAAATTATCATTGAGTTCAAAACCAATACTCGCCCATTCGAAAACAGCTACGAAGTTCATGATACAGATGGAAACATAGTATATTACAGAACACAGTTTGAAGCAAGTACTGTTCATTATGATACGCTGAATTTAGAGCAGGGTTGTTATAAATTCATTGCTTATGATACTGGTGGTGATGGAATGTACAACTGGCCATCAAACCATGGAACTGGTCATATTAAATTGAGAACGATGGATGGCTCTTTGGTTGCAAATCTCGAAGCCTGGTTTGGAGAGTATATTGCACATTCATTTGTAAATACTGCCTATCCTGTAAGAATAGATGATAGAGAAAACCTTACTTTCAATATTTATCCAAACCCATCAGATGGCTTATTCAATATTGAATTAATGACCAATCCAGGCGATTATCAGGTGAGTATATATAATCCAGCTGGTGCTTTGGTTCACGAAACTGAAATCAATAGCCAGTCGCCAGGTACTTATCAGCTTAACTTATCAGAGCTTGACAATGGATTGTATTTAATCAATGTGACTTCAGGGGAATTTAATATGTTTAAGAAAATTGTAATCGAGAAATAAAAGTCGATTTTTGAATATAGAAATCCCTAGTTGTTCATTCAGCTAGGGATTTTTTAATTTAAAAAAAGCCATGAGTTTTAACCCATGGATTATTTGTAATTTTGTTTCATAATAAGGAATATGAGAAAAGAAAAAGATTTTTTAGGTGAAGTAGAAATTGAAGACAAATATCTATATGGAATTCACTCGGTTAGAGCTCGTCAGAACTTCCCGAATCAAAGCGCTTTCCATCAGGAATGGTACCAGGCAGTTGGTGAAGTAAAACGGGCCTGCTATCAAACTTATAAAAACTTTAAAAAATTAGTTTTAAAAGGAATTCCCACTACTGATTTACCTATTCATTTTATGGGAGATTCCTCCATTGAATCTCTGCAAAAAGCAGCTGAAGAAGTTGCTCTGGGCAAACATTTCGATCACTTTATTATTCCTGCTGTTCAAGGTGGTGCTGGCACTAGTATTAATTTAAATGTAAATGAAATTATTGCCAATAGGGCTTTACAAATAATGAATCATCAAACAGGTGATTATTCGACAATTGATCCTATTGAACAAGCTAATATATATCAATCTACCAACGATGTCATTCCAACAGCATTAAAGGTAAGTCTCATGAAATTGTTGAAAAAATTAGAGGAGGCCATCAATAAAAGTAGGAAAGCAATGGAAGGAGTAGAGAACGAGTTTAGAAGTATTCCTCGCTTGGGTTATACTCAGCTTCAAGAGGCTGTCCCTTCCACCTATGGTCGTCTTTTCTCTTCTTATAGCGATGCATTGAGTCGTGATTGGTGGAGGGTTAGCAAATCATGGGAAAGAATTAAAGTTGTAAATTTAGGTGGTGGGGCTATTGGTACTGGGGTATCTGTTCCTCGATATTTTATTATGGAAGTCGTCCAGCAATTAAAAGATTTAACCAAGCTTC is drawn from Lentimicrobium sp. L6 and contains these coding sequences:
- a CDS encoding lyase family protein, translating into MRKEKDFLGEVEIEDKYLYGIHSVRARQNFPNQSAFHQEWYQAVGEVKRACYQTYKNFKKLVLKGIPTTDLPIHFMGDSSIESLQKAAEEVALGKHFDHFIIPAVQGGAGTSINLNVNEIIANRALQIMNHQTGDYSTIDPIEQANIYQSTNDVIPTALKVSLMKLLKKLEEAINKSRKAMEGVENEFRSIPRLGYTQLQEAVPSTYGRLFSSYSDALSRDWWRVSKSWERIKVVNLGGGAIGTGVSVPRYFIMEVVQQLKDLTKLPISRGENLGDATSNLDSYVEVSAILKAHAVNLEKMANDMRLLASDITKPNFSIPQRQVGSSIMPGKVNPVIPEFIISSMHQVYCNDMLISNLSAKSDFELNAYLPSIGNALLENLKLLIAANQSLEQNLLHGIKIDTQNSEEDFYKSASLTTVLSPLIGYHKAAEMAKLMKQKQTSIFQANQELNLLGEEKLKEMMKPESLTALGFSIKDLM